One segment of Actinomycetota bacterium DNA contains the following:
- a CDS encoding HAD hydrolase family protein, which produces MNPQSKTRALYTDLDGTLLGKGGSLFHTAAGRFTLAGARALQLCADGCIEVCISSGRSVKLLREDARILGIGRYIAEAGCVLVREGGAAVLNCAPFGESSGVSVFDEIAATGAPALLFESFGPALTYHDPWHSDHSFSHLMRGKIDVAEANRLLADRGHGDLKVVDNGIVEDRGYGMPVPEMHAYHLIPKSAGKGSAIERDLLLSGLNRDQAVACGDSAQDLEMAAAVRKLYLMANAAQNHSGLKEMLAEYGNVELVSLPMVEGFAEAVGRETA; this is translated from the coding sequence GTGAATCCGCAATCAAAGACGCGCGCCCTCTACACCGACCTCGACGGAACGCTCCTGGGAAAGGGGGGCTCTCTATTCCACACGGCCGCGGGACGATTCACCCTTGCCGGAGCCCGCGCGCTGCAGCTATGCGCAGACGGCTGCATCGAAGTCTGTATTTCTTCCGGACGCAGCGTCAAGCTGCTCCGGGAGGACGCCCGCATTCTGGGAATAGGCAGATACATCGCCGAGGCGGGATGCGTTCTGGTGCGAGAGGGCGGCGCCGCGGTTCTCAATTGTGCCCCGTTCGGCGAGAGCAGCGGCGTCAGTGTTTTCGACGAGATTGCCGCGACCGGGGCGCCGGCGTTGCTGTTCGAGAGCTTCGGGCCGGCGCTCACCTATCATGACCCCTGGCATAGCGATCACAGCTTTTCCCACCTGATGCGGGGCAAGATCGATGTCGCCGAGGCGAACCGGTTGCTGGCGGACCGGGGCCACGGCGACCTGAAGGTAGTGGACAACGGCATCGTCGAGGACAGGGGTTACGGCATGCCGGTGCCCGAGATGCATGCCTATCACCTGATCCCGAAGTCGGCGGGCAAGGGCTCGGCCATCGAACGGGACCTGCTCCTGTCGGGATTAAACCGGGACCAAGCGGTGGCCTGCGGGGATTCGGCTCAGGATCTGGAGATGGCCGCGGCTGTGCGCAAGCTCTATCTCATGGCCAATGCCGCGCAGAACCATTCGGGACTCAAAGAGATGCTGGCGGAATACGGGAACGTCGAGCTGGTTTCCCTTCCCATGGTGGAGGGGTTTGCCGAAGCGGTCGGGCGTGAGACGGCCTAG
- a CDS encoding bifunctional nuclease family protein — MKEMVLYGISFDVIGKQPIILLKTAEANKFLPIWIGHQEAAAILMKLQGTELPRPMTHDLMTSILSELHAEVLKVTVTELKENTFYALLTLKLDNGEVDVDSRPSDALALAVRTNAPIFASDRLVEENAIEFEHEVEDAEEVVEKFRAFLNDVTPEDFLND, encoded by the coding sequence ATGAAAGAGATGGTCCTCTACGGCATAAGCTTCGATGTCATCGGCAAACAGCCGATCATTCTGCTCAAGACCGCCGAAGCCAATAAATTCCTTCCCATCTGGATCGGACACCAGGAAGCCGCCGCTATTCTCATGAAGCTGCAGGGAACGGAGCTGCCGCGTCCGATGACACACGACCTCATGACCTCCATACTGAGCGAGCTGCACGCGGAGGTGCTCAAGGTCACGGTCACAGAGCTGAAGGAAAACACTTTCTATGCCCTTCTGACCCTCAAGCTTGACAACGGCGAGGTCGACGTGGATTCCCGTCCCAGCGACGCGCTGGCGCTGGCGGTAAGGACCAACGCTCCCATCTTTGCCTCCGACAGACTTGTCGAGGAGAACGCCATCGAGTTCGAGCACGAGGTCGAGGACGCCGAAGAGGTCGTGGAGAAGTTCCGCGCCTTCCTCAACGACGTTACCCCCGAAGACTTCCTGAACGACTAG
- a CDS encoding YCF48-related protein, which produces MFLPAKIFIVRHLRQSAVVIAACLVLLAVLLTAGCIIPGEAPTPTIPADAPPPPTPSWQRIYTGVSFSGSGLGLISGWNGTIMRSTDAGATWAPVKLPVTADLYSVVCLDADTAIAVGGGGNILRSTDAGRTWVKIDSPTKETLNSVASTGGGGAVAVGWRGTIISTRDGGKTWTPLFASQDTSLNLQSVSFSPGGTGFTVSSTGSAFKSTDAVNWQQVTLPNSDQKLYGVDLLDNRNVILAGNVDQDKVFIYGGTTVFLKTYDGGTSWGYGPRNLNVSVLTIKFVGPNDLVAAGWDGQILRTNDGGNNWTTLVSHTTRAIRSMAFMDANNIFAVGDGETILHSRDGGRTWQKIQGQ; this is translated from the coding sequence ATGTTTCTCCCTGCCAAAATTTTCATCGTGCGCCACCTGCGCCAGAGCGCAGTCGTGATCGCGGCCTGCCTGGTTTTGCTGGCGGTGCTGCTGACTGCCGGCTGCATAATTCCGGGAGAGGCACCGACTCCGACCATACCCGCCGACGCCCCGCCTCCGCCTACGCCCTCATGGCAGCGGATCTATACGGGAGTGAGTTTCTCCGGGTCGGGTCTGGGGCTGATATCCGGATGGAACGGGACCATAATGCGCTCCACCGATGCAGGCGCCACCTGGGCTCCGGTAAAACTCCCGGTGACCGCCGATCTCTATTCCGTGGTCTGCCTTGATGCCGACACCGCGATTGCCGTCGGCGGCGGCGGCAACATCCTGCGCTCCACCGATGCCGGCCGGACCTGGGTGAAGATCGATTCGCCCACGAAAGAGACCCTGAACTCGGTCGCGTCGACCGGAGGGGGAGGCGCAGTGGCCGTGGGCTGGCGTGGGACCATCATCAGCACCCGTGACGGCGGCAAGACCTGGACGCCGCTGTTTGCAAGCCAGGATACTTCACTGAATCTCCAAAGCGTGAGTTTTTCTCCCGGCGGCACCGGCTTTACGGTCAGCTCCACCGGAAGCGCTTTCAAAAGCACGGACGCAGTCAACTGGCAACAGGTGACCCTGCCGAACTCGGATCAGAAACTCTACGGAGTCGACCTGCTGGACAATCGGAACGTCATCCTTGCCGGGAATGTGGACCAGGACAAGGTGTTCATTTACGGAGGCACCACTGTGTTTCTGAAAACCTACGATGGCGGCACAAGCTGGGGTTACGGCCCCCGCAACCTCAACGTTTCGGTGCTGACGATCAAATTTGTAGGCCCGAACGATCTGGTCGCTGCAGGCTGGGACGGACAGATCCTCCGGACCAACGATGGCGGCAATAACTGGACCACCCTGGTTTCCCACACCACCCGAGCCATTCGCTCCATGGCTTTCATGGATGCAAACAATATTTTCGCGGTGGGCGACGGCGAGACCATACTCCATAGCCGTGACGGCGGCCGCACCTGGCAAAAGATCCAGGGACAGTGA
- a CDS encoding HD domain-containing protein, protein MAIDATNNSGSSFSDRQTGYSGVLGHVLRSAYFWIGIILAVLAGAQVAATGIHEVQGFLFLGYFMPIAIAARYLPRSRALAVTAVSTAIYALAFIPDMLAIGAKHGELSVELMDRIAMFMAAGIVLSSFRFGLTREKERALRAERDRADRLKLMLEISTTVSSSLKIDQVLQLLAERIVEAVDATFCSVFLLEGDGDYLRIVAAHPSRDLKLGPPIGMTIPLSQLPDFKKAIETKTAVIAGGRRLESIETKSSHFQFLHDVKSLMVYPLVVGEKAVGAVAIGEHRDWKRSPMTMEKTALCQTIVNQGAVAVGHALNHQALEETFVGTIRSLAEAIDAKDPSTRGHSDWVSKYALMIGRQMGLTNGALDELKYAGYLHDVGKIGIPDEILVKSSQLSLDEWKLMKKHPIVSARILEPVPISGTIKAAIRHHHERFDGKGYPYGLAGESIPLAARVLSVADSYEAMTSDRPYRQALSDEQAVTELVRCCGTQFDPVVVDSFLKSLGRTPVSSASSEGESLTG, encoded by the coding sequence TTGGCAATAGACGCGACCAATAACTCCGGGAGCAGTTTTTCCGACCGCCAGACTGGATATAGCGGCGTACTTGGTCACGTTCTGCGCTCGGCCTATTTCTGGATCGGCATCATCCTGGCGGTACTTGCGGGCGCACAGGTTGCCGCGACCGGTATCCACGAGGTCCAGGGATTTCTCTTTCTCGGCTATTTCATGCCAATTGCCATTGCCGCTCGGTATCTCCCCCGGAGCCGGGCCCTGGCGGTGACCGCAGTCTCGACCGCCATTTATGCTCTCGCCTTTATTCCTGACATGCTGGCGATCGGCGCGAAGCACGGCGAGCTCTCGGTGGAACTCATGGACCGCATCGCCATGTTCATGGCTGCCGGCATTGTTCTTAGCAGTTTCCGGTTCGGCCTCACCCGCGAAAAAGAGCGGGCGCTGCGCGCCGAAAGAGACAGGGCTGACCGCCTCAAGCTGATGCTCGAGATTTCAACCACGGTTTCTTCTTCACTAAAGATCGATCAGGTTCTGCAGTTGCTGGCCGAGCGTATTGTTGAAGCCGTAGACGCAACGTTCTGCAGTGTCTTTCTGCTCGAGGGCGACGGCGATTATCTCCGTATCGTCGCGGCTCATCCTTCCAGAGATCTGAAATTGGGGCCCCCGATCGGCATGACCATACCGCTTTCCCAGTTGCCCGATTTCAAGAAGGCGATCGAAACCAAGACCGCAGTCATCGCTGGTGGCAGGCGCCTGGAATCAATCGAAACCAAGTCCTCGCATTTCCAGTTCCTGCATGATGTCAAATCGTTGATGGTTTATCCACTGGTCGTAGGGGAGAAAGCCGTGGGAGCCGTGGCCATCGGGGAACATCGAGATTGGAAGCGCAGCCCGATGACGATGGAAAAAACAGCGCTCTGTCAGACAATCGTCAATCAGGGCGCAGTAGCTGTCGGTCATGCCCTAAATCACCAGGCGCTCGAGGAAACGTTCGTCGGCACCATCCGCTCGCTTGCCGAGGCCATCGACGCCAAGGATCCCTCAACGCGCGGCCATTCCGACTGGGTTTCCAAGTATGCGCTGATGATCGGCAGACAGATGGGGCTGACTAATGGAGCGCTTGACGAACTAAAATACGCCGGATATCTGCACGACGTGGGCAAGATCGGCATTCCCGATGAAATTCTGGTCAAGAGCAGTCAGCTTTCCCTGGATGAATGGAAGCTGATGAAGAAGCATCCGATCGTCAGCGCCCGCATCCTCGAACCGGTGCCGATTTCGGGCACGATCAAGGCCGCCATCCGCCATCACCACGAGCGTTTCGACGGCAAGGGTTATCCTTACGGCTTGGCCGGCGAGTCGATTCCGTTGGCGGCAAGGGTCCTGTCGGTGGCGGATTCCTACGAAGCCATGACTTCTGACCGGCCCTACAGGCAGGCGCTCTCAGACGAACAGGCGGTCACCGAACTCGTGCGTTGCTGCGGAACCCAGTTCGATCCGGTAGTTGTCGACTCATTTCTGAAATCACTGGGAAGGACCCCCGTCTCGTCGGCTTCCAGTGAAGGCGAATCGCTTACCGGTTAG